A part of Bacillus thuringiensis genomic DNA contains:
- a CDS encoding S-layer homology domain-containing protein, giving the protein MIKKKYVNAFVIAATLAVPFSGIMAPIAKAEAAVEMKANSKLADGTYDVILKTYKDQTNDTSVASTYLKNPKVTIQGDKKIVTLTVQDSSYFQYLRVEDPNKVGTFHDVKVISEDKANNGTKVVQFEIGEFSKKYNMQMHILIPAIKYDHKYQLQFEIDASAIEQKPKFSDVPTWAQESVQYLVDKEAVHGKPDGTFAPAENIDRSSAAKILATVLGLEINKDAKPSFPDAQNHWATPYIAAVEKAGIVKGDEKGNFNPNGIINRASMATMLVNAYKLERNENMKLPKEFADLNNHWGAKYANILIQENISVGTDNGWAPDKAVSRAEAAQFIAKTDKLKK; this is encoded by the coding sequence ATGATTAAGAAAAAATATGTTAATGCATTCGTTATAGCAGCAACTTTAGCAGTTCCATTTAGTGGTATTATGGCACCGATTGCGAAAGCAGAAGCGGCAGTAGAAATGAAAGCAAATAGCAAACTAGCAGATGGCACATATGACGTTATTTTAAAGACTTATAAAGATCAAACGAATGATACATCGGTTGCGTCTACATATTTAAAAAATCCAAAAGTAACCATTCAAGGTGATAAAAAAATCGTTACATTAACAGTTCAAGATAGTAGCTATTTTCAGTATCTTAGAGTAGAAGATCCAAATAAAGTAGGAACATTTCATGATGTAAAAGTAATCTCCGAAGATAAAGCGAATAACGGTACGAAAGTTGTTCAATTTGAAATAGGTGAGTTCTCAAAAAAATATAATATGCAAATGCATATATTAATTCCAGCAATTAAATATGATCATAAATATCAACTGCAGTTTGAAATCGATGCAAGTGCAATTGAACAGAAGCCTAAATTCTCTGACGTACCAACTTGGGCACAAGAGTCTGTTCAATATTTAGTAGATAAAGAAGCAGTGCACGGTAAGCCAGATGGTACGTTTGCACCAGCTGAAAATATTGATCGTAGTTCCGCTGCAAAAATATTAGCAACTGTTTTAGGATTAGAAATTAATAAAGATGCGAAGCCATCATTCCCTGATGCACAAAACCACTGGGCAACTCCATATATTGCTGCTGTTGAAAAAGCAGGTATTGTAAAAGGTGATGAGAAGGGTAACTTTAATCCAAACGGAATCATTAACCGTGCATCAATGGCTACGATGTTAGTAAATGCATATAAATTAGAAAGAAATGAAAATATGAAACTACCAAAAGAATTTGCTGACTTAAACAATCATTGGGGGGCGAAGTATGCCAATATTTTAATCCAAGAAAACATTTCAGTTGGAACAGATAATGGTTGGGCTCCAGATAAAGCGGTAAGCCGTGCGGAAGCAGCACAATTTATTGCGAAGACGGATAAGTTGAAGAAATAA
- a CDS encoding sulfate ABC transporter substrate-binding protein codes for MKKWGKTAFMKSTGVLLSAVVLLSGCGSATSTNNSEGSGDTKTVELLNVSYDPTRELYQDFNKDFAKYWKEKHGQTVNVKQSHGGSGSQARSVIDGLEADVVTLALAYDIDAISKKKQLAEDWQKRLADNSTPYTSTIVFLVRKGNPKGIKDWDDLTKKGVSVITPNPKTSGGARWNYLGAWGYALKKYNNSEDKAKEFVGQIYKNVEVLDSGARGATTTFVEKGIGDVLIAWENEALLSQKELGKDKFEIVTPPISILAEPPVAVVDKVVDKKGTRKVAEGYLEYLYSEKGQEIAAKNFYRPRNEKVAEKYASQFPKVQLFTVDELFGGWKKAQEKHFNDGGVFDKIYQK; via the coding sequence ATGAAAAAGTGGGGTAAGACAGCGTTTATGAAAAGTACAGGTGTTTTATTATCAGCGGTTGTGCTTTTATCAGGGTGTGGTTCGGCAACGTCCACTAATAATTCTGAAGGAAGTGGAGATACAAAAACAGTTGAGCTTTTAAATGTTTCCTACGATCCAACACGTGAGTTATATCAAGATTTTAATAAAGATTTTGCGAAGTACTGGAAAGAGAAGCATGGGCAAACAGTAAATGTAAAACAATCACACGGGGGATCTGGAAGTCAGGCGCGCTCTGTAATTGACGGCTTAGAAGCAGACGTTGTTACGTTAGCGCTCGCTTATGATATTGATGCGATCAGTAAGAAAAAACAACTAGCGGAAGATTGGCAGAAGCGACTTGCGGATAATTCTACTCCGTACACATCAACAATTGTATTTCTTGTGCGAAAAGGAAACCCGAAAGGAATTAAAGACTGGGATGATTTAACGAAAAAAGGTGTATCTGTCATTACGCCCAATCCGAAAACATCCGGGGGAGCACGTTGGAACTATTTAGGGGCATGGGGATATGCACTGAAGAAGTATAACAATAGTGAAGATAAAGCGAAAGAGTTTGTCGGCCAAATTTATAAAAATGTAGAAGTACTAGATTCAGGGGCACGCGGAGCAACGACAACTTTCGTTGAAAAAGGAATTGGTGACGTATTAATCGCGTGGGAAAATGAAGCATTACTATCACAAAAAGAGCTCGGAAAAGATAAATTTGAAATTGTAACACCCCCAATTAGTATACTAGCAGAACCACCAGTAGCTGTTGTAGATAAAGTCGTTGATAAAAAAGGAACGAGGAAAGTAGCAGAAGGGTATCTTGAATATTTGTATTCAGAAAAAGGGCAAGAAATTGCGGCGAAAAATTTTTATCGCCCGCGTAACGAAAAAGTAGCAGAAAAATATGCATCTCAATTTCCGAAAGTTCAATTATTTACAGTGGATGAACTATTTGGCGGATGGAAAAAAGCACAAGAGAAACATTTTAATGACGGCGGCGTATTCGATAAAATTTATCAAAAATAA
- the cysT gene encoding sulfate ABC transporter permease subunit CysT: protein MRKKRVLPGFGLSLGFTMLYMSLFVLIPLSIVFIQTSQLGWKKFAEVVTSERVLHSYQVSLTTSLAAAVVNAIFGLLIAWVLVRYTFPGKRLLDGLIDLPFALPTAVAGITLTTLYAENGWIGKIFSLFHIKVAFTPLGIIVALTFIGLPFVVRMVQPVLQNIDKEVEEAASSLGASRFQIFVKIILPEIFPALLAGFSLAFARALGEYGSVVFIAGNMPMKTEIAPLMIMTKLEQYDYAGATAVATVMLIISLLFLLLINMIQSWSRRHELKSE, encoded by the coding sequence ATGAGGAAGAAACGTGTTTTACCAGGGTTTGGATTATCGCTTGGATTTACAATGCTGTACATGAGTTTATTCGTACTTATACCACTTTCTATCGTATTTATTCAAACTTCACAGTTAGGTTGGAAGAAGTTTGCTGAGGTTGTAACGAGCGAGCGTGTACTGCATTCTTATCAAGTGAGTTTAACGACTTCACTTGCAGCAGCAGTTGTAAATGCCATTTTTGGCTTATTAATTGCTTGGGTACTCGTTCGTTATACATTTCCAGGGAAACGATTATTAGATGGACTCATTGATTTACCGTTTGCCCTTCCGACAGCTGTAGCTGGTATTACACTTACAACGCTTTATGCGGAAAATGGATGGATTGGGAAAATATTTAGTCTGTTTCATATAAAAGTAGCTTTTACGCCGCTCGGAATAATCGTTGCGCTTACTTTTATCGGTTTACCGTTTGTCGTTCGAATGGTGCAACCGGTACTTCAAAATATTGATAAAGAAGTAGAAGAGGCGGCTTCTAGCTTAGGGGCGTCACGCTTCCAAATATTTGTGAAAATCATTTTGCCAGAAATATTCCCGGCTTTACTTGCTGGCTTTTCACTCGCATTTGCGCGGGCATTAGGAGAATACGGATCTGTCGTTTTTATCGCAGGTAATATGCCGATGAAAACAGAAATCGCACCGCTTATGATTATGACGAAACTAGAACAATATGATTATGCAGGAGCAACAGCTGTAGCGACCGTGATGCTTATTATTTCACTTCTTTTCCTTCTTCTTATTAATATGATTCAAAGCTGGAGTAGAAGGCATGAATTAAAAAGTGAATAG
- the cysW gene encoding sulfate ABC transporter permease subunit CysW, whose amino-acid sequence MEPTLLEKKIVKSVSATKESKLVPSILITITVLFLSLFLLLPLVTIFLKAFEKGFDVYLAAITDQEAFSAIRLTLLVALIVVPLNTIFGVAAAWLITKFQFKGKQVLLSLIELPFAVSPVIAGLVFVLLFTPRGALGEWLLEHGVKLIFSVPGIIIATIFVTFPFVARELIPIMQAQGKSEEEAALSLGASGWKMFWRVTLPNIKWGLLYGMILCNARAIGEFGAVSVVSGHVRGVTNTMPLHIEILYNEYQFSAAFAVATLMSLIAVLTLVIKNWIEWRMEKRQ is encoded by the coding sequence GTGGAACCAACATTATTAGAAAAGAAGATAGTAAAAAGTGTGTCAGCTACAAAAGAATCTAAACTTGTACCGAGTATATTAATTACAATTACAGTTTTATTTTTATCTCTCTTTCTATTACTCCCGCTTGTAACAATTTTTTTGAAAGCTTTTGAAAAAGGATTTGATGTATACCTTGCCGCTATCACAGATCAAGAAGCATTTTCGGCAATCAGGTTAACACTTCTCGTTGCGTTAATCGTTGTGCCGCTTAATACGATATTCGGAGTAGCGGCTGCGTGGCTTATTACAAAGTTTCAGTTTAAAGGAAAACAAGTATTACTTTCTCTTATTGAACTGCCGTTTGCTGTGTCACCAGTGATCGCGGGATTAGTGTTCGTTTTACTTTTCACACCGCGGGGGGCTCTTGGCGAATGGTTACTCGAACATGGAGTGAAACTCATTTTCTCTGTTCCAGGCATTATTATCGCAACAATCTTTGTAACTTTCCCGTTCGTTGCCCGTGAATTAATTCCGATTATGCAGGCACAAGGGAAAAGTGAAGAAGAAGCAGCTTTATCACTTGGCGCAAGTGGCTGGAAAATGTTTTGGCGCGTTACGCTCCCAAACATAAAATGGGGTCTTTTATATGGCATGATTCTATGTAATGCCCGTGCTATCGGTGAGTTTGGAGCAGTTTCTGTCGTATCAGGTCACGTGCGCGGCGTTACGAATACGATGCCGCTGCATATTGAAATTTTGTACAATGAGTATCAATTTTCAGCAGCGTTCGCTGTGGCGACTTTAATGTCACTCATCGCTGTTCTTACGCTCGTTATAAAAAACTGGATTGAATGGAGAATGGAAAAACGACAATAA
- a CDS encoding sulfate/molybdate ABC transporter ATP-binding protein translates to MSIQIQNVSKQYGTFQALTDIHLDIPKGELVALLGPSGSGKTTLLRIIAGLEEADDGSISFDGEDLTSIHVKNRQVGFVFQHYALFKHMNVFENVAFGLKVRKKSLRPSAEVIEEKVIELLKLVKMDGFAKRYPAQLSGGQRQRIALARALAVEPKILLLDEPFGALDAKVRKELRRWLRKLHDEFQITSVFVTHDQEEALDVADRIVVMNEGRIEQMGTPEEVYENPASPFVYDFLGNVNLFHGRVHKGKLNVGSVELEAPEHKHVSNVAGVAYVRPHHLSISRTKQSVDVIPAKVSYSHAVGPVVYVELKRDGTEEYLEAEISKEQFRQLSIQAGDFVYVQPKEVKVFIPEDFVI, encoded by the coding sequence GTGAGTATTCAAATTCAAAATGTATCAAAGCAGTATGGTACATTTCAGGCGCTAACAGACATTCATTTGGATATTCCAAAAGGCGAACTTGTCGCCTTATTAGGCCCGTCAGGTTCTGGGAAAACGACGTTATTACGAATTATTGCAGGATTAGAAGAAGCGGATGACGGCTCTATATCATTTGATGGGGAAGACTTAACAAGCATTCATGTGAAAAATCGGCAAGTCGGTTTCGTCTTCCAGCATTATGCGCTCTTTAAACATATGAATGTATTTGAAAATGTCGCTTTCGGCTTAAAGGTAAGAAAGAAAAGCTTAAGACCGTCAGCAGAAGTGATAGAAGAAAAAGTAATAGAATTATTAAAGCTTGTAAAAATGGATGGTTTCGCCAAACGTTACCCAGCGCAATTATCTGGCGGACAACGACAGCGTATCGCACTAGCCCGGGCACTTGCAGTCGAACCGAAAATTTTATTACTTGATGAACCGTTCGGTGCACTTGATGCAAAAGTGAGAAAAGAATTACGAAGATGGCTCCGGAAACTACATGACGAATTTCAAATTACGAGCGTATTTGTAACACATGACCAAGAAGAAGCGTTAGACGTTGCGGACCGCATCGTTGTAATGAATGAAGGTCGCATTGAACAAATGGGAACGCCGGAAGAAGTATATGAAAACCCAGCAAGCCCGTTCGTGTATGACTTTTTAGGAAATGTAAATTTATTTCACGGCCGCGTCCATAAAGGTAAGCTAAATGTAGGATCAGTGGAACTAGAAGCACCAGAGCATAAGCACGTTTCAAACGTAGCCGGAGTAGCTTACGTAAGGCCGCATCACTTATCAATCTCTCGTACGAAACAAAGTGTAGATGTAATCCCTGCAAAAGTATCATACTCTCACGCAGTTGGACCTGTCGTATATGTAGAATTAAAGCGAGACGGAACAGAGGAGTATTTAGAAGCAGAAATTAGTAAAGAACAGTTTAGACAGCTCAGCATTCAAGCGGGTGACTTTGTATATGTACAGCCAAAAGAAGTGAAGGTGTTTATTCCGGAGGATTTTGTTATTTAA
- a CDS encoding M15 family metallopeptidase, whose translation MIRKLIGRLVGGAVFLFLCIYIFLPNITDTAKSKDDIQNNDGSVTIASPDTVDVVVNKNRKLPSNYRPDDLVVPKVTFAFDGIQEKSHLRSEAAIALEKLFTLAKQDGIVLHAISGFRSEEYQQTVYRRNVEKQGQTQADKVSAKPGHSEHQTGLTMDVSASNVNNTLETQFANTIEGKWLKNNAHRAGFIIRYLKGKEHITGYSYEPWHIRYVGDIATEIHEKGITLEEYHNEK comes from the coding sequence ATGATTAGAAAATTAATAGGTCGCTTAGTAGGAGGAGCTGTTTTTCTCTTCCTATGCATATATATTTTTTTACCTAACATCACTGACACTGCTAAAAGTAAAGACGATATACAAAATAATGATGGATCTGTAACGATTGCATCACCCGATACTGTGGATGTAGTAGTTAATAAAAATAGGAAACTTCCAAGTAATTATAGACCTGACGATTTAGTTGTACCTAAGGTGACATTTGCATTCGATGGGATTCAAGAAAAAAGTCATTTACGAAGTGAAGCTGCTATCGCTTTGGAAAAATTATTTACCTTAGCGAAACAAGATGGAATCGTATTACATGCTATATCTGGATTTCGTTCTGAAGAATATCAACAAACTGTTTATAGACGAAATGTAGAGAAACAAGGTCAAACCCAAGCTGATAAAGTTTCTGCAAAGCCAGGTCATAGTGAACATCAAACAGGGTTAACGATGGATGTATCTGCAAGTAACGTCAATAATACACTAGAAACACAATTCGCGAATACGATTGAAGGAAAATGGCTGAAAAACAATGCTCATCGTGCTGGCTTTATTATACGTTATTTAAAAGGAAAAGAGCACATTACAGGCTATTCATATGAACCATGGCATATTCGATACGTAGGTGACATTGCAACAGAGATACATGAGAAAGGTATCACGTTAGAAGAATATCACAATGAAAAATAA
- a CDS encoding D-alanyl-D-alanine carboxypeptidase family protein: MNAKAKQLNLSNEAHFVNATGLPNAQQQESKMTAFDVATLAQHLLKTYPEVLDITKLTNYTLSYNGATIMTTNKMLDTSNDELYFQGIDGLKTGFTDEAGYCFTGTAKQGENRLISVVMGTNEDTKRFIETKKYFHMDFIKLARLF; the protein is encoded by the coding sequence ATGAATGCGAAAGCAAAGCAATTAAATTTATCTAATGAAGCTCATTTTGTTAATGCTACAGGACTCCCAAATGCTCAACAGCAAGAATCAAAAATGACTGCTTTTGATGTCGCAACGCTCGCGCAACATTTGTTAAAAACATATCCCGAAGTTTTAGATATAACCAAGCTAACAAACTATACATTATCGTATAATGGTGCAACTATAATGACTACAAATAAGATGCTCGATACATCTAATGATGAATTGTATTTTCAAGGAATTGATGGTTTGAAAACTGGATTTACAGATGAAGCAGGATACTGTTTTACAGGCACAGCAAAACAAGGTGAAAATAGGCTGATTTCTGTTGTTATGGGAACTAACGAAGATACTAAGAGATTTATAGAAACAAAAAAATATTTTCATATGGATTTCATAAAATTAGCTCGACTTTTTTGA
- a CDS encoding metallophosphoesterase translates to MKNRRYFNIFTMLLVYTLLMFYIGWNGWVWLSTVFGWESWGYYAFLVGFISYAYILVQVFKFLPFLRTIGSIWFAVIQYALMLLPLANITVFLFQFGVEKETAIIWTGAAVLAAFIFIFAYGVFNAYSPVVRKYEVHIPKKVEGRKSLRIAMASDMHFGKLSGVSHLKRLVRHVNEMEPDIILLPGDIIDDHPGVFIQKNMGPIMKQMKAPLGVYGVLGNHEYYGRAVPEFLQEMDKIDIRILLDEVITIEDDFYLVGRRDKTERDRQSFENLMSTVDKSMPVIAMDHQPFELKQAAAAGVDLLLSGHTHRGQMAPNHIVTRRMYELDWGYAQKGEFHAIVSSGFGFWGPPLRLGSRSEIVQVEVTFE, encoded by the coding sequence GTGAAAAATCGTCGTTATTTCAATATATTTACTATGTTACTTGTATACACACTACTTATGTTTTACATCGGCTGGAACGGATGGGTTTGGCTTAGTACGGTATTTGGTTGGGAGTCTTGGGGATATTACGCTTTCTTAGTCGGATTTATTTCGTATGCGTACATTCTCGTGCAAGTGTTTAAGTTCCTTCCATTCCTGCGGACGATTGGTTCGATCTGGTTTGCGGTCATACAATATGCGCTTATGTTGTTGCCACTTGCTAATATTACAGTTTTTCTTTTTCAATTTGGGGTGGAGAAAGAAACAGCAATTATTTGGACAGGGGCGGCTGTGTTAGCTGCGTTTATCTTTATTTTTGCGTATGGAGTATTCAACGCATATAGCCCGGTAGTAAGAAAATACGAGGTACACATACCGAAGAAAGTAGAAGGACGCAAAAGTTTACGCATTGCGATGGCTTCTGATATGCATTTCGGTAAATTATCTGGCGTTTCGCATTTAAAAAGACTTGTCCGTCATGTAAATGAGATGGAACCTGATATTATTTTACTGCCAGGTGATATTATTGATGATCATCCAGGTGTGTTCATTCAAAAAAATATGGGACCAATTATGAAACAAATGAAAGCTCCACTAGGTGTATATGGCGTGTTAGGAAACCATGAATATTACGGACGAGCGGTTCCAGAATTTTTACAAGAGATGGATAAGATTGATATTCGTATTCTGTTAGATGAAGTGATCACAATTGAAGATGACTTCTATCTCGTTGGAAGAAGAGATAAAACAGAACGAGATCGCCAAAGTTTTGAAAATCTAATGAGTACGGTAGATAAATCCATGCCAGTTATCGCAATGGATCATCAACCATTTGAATTAAAACAAGCAGCAGCGGCAGGTGTAGACTTATTATTATCTGGTCACACGCATCGCGGACAAATGGCACCGAATCATATTGTAACGAGAAGAATGTACGAACTAGACTGGGGATATGCACAAAAAGGTGAATTCCACGCGATTGTTTCTTCTGGTTTCGGATTTTGGGGACCACCACTTAGACTTGGAAGTAGATCTGAGATTGTGCAGGTGGAGGTTACGTTTGAATAA
- a CDS encoding DUF5412 family protein, with translation MKKIFFTILFIIIVLISLGYWKFFTLSGLSGGEKIQSIHSPDKTYTLHIYRHNGGATTSYAIRGELVANHKKSMTTKNIYWNYREETATVKWLNDHTVMINKHTLNVETDTYDFRKNEREKDQLL, from the coding sequence ATGAAAAAGATTTTCTTCACCATTCTATTCATCATTATTGTATTGATTAGTTTAGGATATTGGAAATTCTTTACTTTATCTGGGCTTTCAGGCGGTGAAAAGATTCAATCCATACACTCACCAGATAAAACGTATACTTTACATATATACAGGCATAATGGCGGTGCAACGACTAGCTACGCTATAAGAGGAGAACTTGTAGCAAATCATAAAAAATCTATGACCACGAAAAATATATACTGGAATTATCGTGAAGAAACTGCAACCGTCAAATGGTTAAATGATCATACAGTGATGATTAATAAACATACATTAAATGTAGAGACGGACACGTATGATTTTAGAAAAAACGAAAGAGAAAAGGACCAACTTTTATGA
- a CDS encoding HD domain-containing protein, with protein MIISDVLYGEFEVDQVVEELILSKSVQRLKGIHQAGASYLINEKWNVTRFDHSVGVMLLIKKLGGSVEEQIAGLLHDVSHTAFSHVIDYVFDNENESYHEEIFSSVVKNSEIPAILAKYGYNYEDILLDDSNWTLLERSAPELCADRVDYTLRDMYTYEYISLEEVHRFLEDVVAVDGKMVLQSIEVTEWFTETYYKEVIDFFMKPLNIYGNDMLAKTLKLALHKRVIHADDFLLEDYELIVKLQQCNDPEVHALLSKVHPNVKVKEDKNDYDLYQKNKVRLIDPPLLREGEVVRSSIVSEKIKQVSEIAYEKAVRGMYVKVISN; from the coding sequence GTGATTATATCAGATGTACTATATGGAGAATTTGAAGTGGATCAAGTAGTAGAAGAATTGATTTTAAGTAAGTCTGTGCAAAGGTTAAAAGGTATTCATCAAGCTGGCGCAAGCTACTTAATAAATGAGAAATGGAATGTAACGCGCTTTGATCATTCAGTTGGCGTTATGTTGTTAATTAAGAAACTTGGTGGTTCAGTAGAGGAACAAATTGCAGGTTTACTGCATGACGTATCACATACTGCTTTTTCTCACGTGATTGATTACGTTTTTGATAACGAAAATGAAAGTTATCATGAAGAGATATTTAGTTCTGTCGTGAAAAACTCAGAAATTCCAGCAATTCTTGCGAAATATGGTTATAACTATGAGGACATTTTGTTAGATGATTCGAATTGGACGTTACTCGAAAGGTCAGCGCCAGAGTTATGCGCAGACCGAGTGGATTATACGTTACGGGATATGTATACATATGAGTATATTTCTTTAGAAGAGGTTCATCGTTTTTTAGAGGATGTTGTCGCAGTAGATGGCAAAATGGTTCTTCAAAGTATCGAAGTAACAGAGTGGTTTACAGAAACGTATTACAAAGAAGTAATCGATTTCTTTATGAAGCCGTTGAATATTTACGGAAATGATATGTTAGCTAAGACGTTAAAGTTAGCTCTTCATAAGAGGGTTATTCATGCAGATGATTTTCTTCTTGAAGATTACGAGCTTATAGTGAAATTACAGCAATGTAATGATCCGGAAGTGCATGCTTTATTAAGCAAAGTTCATCCGAATGTAAAAGTAAAAGAAGATAAAAACGACTATGATTTGTATCAGAAAAATAAAGTCCGCCTTATTGATCCTCCATTACTTCGTGAAGGTGAAGTTGTTCGATCGTCTATTGTATCGGAAAAAATAAAACAGGTGAGCGAGATCGCTTATGAAAAAGCAGTGAGAGGGATGTATGTGAAAGTGATTTCTAATTAG
- a CDS encoding anti-sigma factor produces the protein MGCAAFNKLWEKYEKGTLTRDEQEELESHIETCEECEVYLDELLTKSEPIKKRLPPQNLTVPFWKIKWKQRWQTVSFVLAVGIAIYFIGHFSSYFYFYNMKKLVEVDEIPSLALEATMPNSRSAGGSTKIKPFFRTENEIDLYKTVGKKEFPIGTVTTRSFLSSVTVSNPSWENRSYSNKLSFVHPKIKQGDYLKEPSKKVWDTLAKVHEGTVAEVAISFDKAYTLQEIESILYSAFEAQEMPPTPVWYALDTGQERIDEEDFILHGREVIGFREHINLPDNEAKRPKTKEDEVIEMMRILSEHKETVSKTTRTHEKDLNLDKRYQYVKDNGVKVYGIVITGPSKELLKLQNSPHVRYATLGDIEVWNWFDY, from the coding sequence ATGGGGTGTGCAGCATTTAATAAACTATGGGAAAAATACGAAAAAGGAACACTCACACGTGATGAACAAGAAGAATTAGAAAGTCATATAGAAACTTGTGAGGAATGTGAAGTATATTTGGATGAATTGCTTACGAAGAGTGAGCCGATCAAGAAAAGACTACCACCACAAAATCTTACTGTCCCATTTTGGAAAATAAAGTGGAAACAACGTTGGCAAACCGTTAGTTTTGTCCTTGCTGTTGGTATAGCAATCTATTTTATTGGTCATTTTTCATCTTATTTTTACTTCTATAATATGAAAAAGTTAGTCGAAGTAGATGAGATTCCATCACTCGCACTAGAAGCAACAATGCCAAATAGTCGTTCCGCTGGAGGCAGCACAAAGATTAAACCCTTTTTCCGTACAGAAAATGAAATCGATTTATATAAAACAGTCGGCAAAAAAGAATTTCCAATCGGTACAGTAACAACGCGTAGTTTCTTATCATCTGTAACTGTCTCAAATCCATCCTGGGAAAACAGATCTTATTCAAACAAACTTTCCTTTGTTCACCCAAAAATTAAGCAAGGTGATTATTTGAAAGAACCATCTAAAAAAGTGTGGGATACACTTGCAAAAGTACATGAGGGAACTGTTGCAGAAGTAGCGATATCCTTTGACAAAGCTTATACTTTACAAGAAATAGAATCAATTCTATATAGCGCATTTGAAGCACAAGAAATGCCGCCAACTCCTGTATGGTATGCTTTAGACACAGGACAAGAAAGAATAGATGAGGAAGATTTCATCTTACATGGCAGAGAGGTTATCGGATTTCGAGAGCATATAAATCTCCCTGATAATGAGGCGAAACGACCAAAGACAAAAGAAGATGAAGTAATCGAAATGATGCGTATTCTTTCTGAGCATAAAGAAACTGTAAGTAAAACTACTCGAACTCATGAAAAAGATCTGAACTTAGATAAGCGCTATCAGTATGTAAAAGATAACGGTGTAAAAGTATACGGCATTGTCATTACTGGCCCGTCAAAAGAATTATTAAAACTACAAAACTCACCGCACGTTCGTTATGCGACTCTTGGAGATATTGAGGTTTGGAATTGGTTTGATTATTAA
- a CDS encoding RNA polymerase sigma factor — protein MKHKQSLEDIYSEHMQDLFRYLLSLTGDSHYAEDLMQETFYRMLVHIDYYKGEEIRPWLFTIAYNAFIDWYRKEKKYKTTQVEEFHLPNVPSTEHSYFIKHEIASWLDSLSSLPLERRNVLLLRDYYGFSYKEIAEMTGLTLAKVKIELHRGRKEARNIEE, from the coding sequence GTGAAACATAAACAATCATTAGAAGACATTTACTCCGAGCATATGCAAGATTTATTTCGCTATCTTCTCTCCCTAACCGGGGACTCCCACTACGCGGAAGATCTCATGCAAGAAACATTTTACCGAATGCTCGTCCATATTGATTATTACAAAGGCGAAGAAATTAGACCGTGGTTATTTACAATTGCCTACAACGCCTTTATCGATTGGTATCGAAAAGAGAAAAAATATAAAACAACACAAGTGGAAGAATTCCATTTACCAAACGTACCCAGTACAGAGCACTCTTATTTCATAAAACATGAGATTGCTAGTTGGTTAGATAGTTTATCTTCTCTCCCCCTTGAAAGACGAAATGTCCTGCTACTACGAGATTACTACGGATTCTCGTATAAAGAAATAGCAGAAATGACTGGTCTCACACTAGCAAAAGTGAAAATTGAATTACACCGCGGACGGAAAGAAGCGAGAAACATAGAGGAGTGA